The following proteins are co-located in the Trichomycterus rosablanca isolate fTriRos1 chromosome 14, fTriRos1.hap1, whole genome shotgun sequence genome:
- the LOC134326070 gene encoding uncharacterized protein LOC134326070, which yields MSGFRIVRKAFLCSITVCLVFTSITAIKTIKVIKDLNNATTLTKEFPRHGFMLLHWFANNVDVNSNGDIQLQFDPALGSYGFHCHKNKIFGQNTQTEAFSESQYYSLGDLSRRSARMFPFYVTQDFHNSEGFPKKNTDRVLIHVQNRSPTKVEKVYLTEHVDNQGQEIAYDLDSTYEISAKLLTQIQSLNNDIVCDSGDPRLDFSLCEFLNHQQKTAKVLTAYPKISGLEWFLTLAGYNIDQRFDVFSQTFLCMTNHTANSASNLDGSCSSLSVEGYPHYKVKLEVISTSRGYAKVIWSGIPENVARTKVNIGLYKDGPDAEPIKEYSLNGRTFGSIDTGVPLNPGLQVQLFTKEKVPYYYFFKSTYYTTIWKGPEFDEANKVLPTIIRGYQASLQLYTKDGYACARLYIKKSFTNWKNVFDYSWVGFYADPLVNNDDYKAYAWSVNFDRSPEGDCPLDYEIYQYESSVYIGPGVQARFMLTTHQGSEKARTVPWEE from the exons ATGTCGGG CTTTAGGATAGTGAGGAAGGCGTTCCTTTGCAGTATTACAGTTTGTCTGGTCTTTACCAGCATCACTGCCATTAAGACCATAAAAGTTATTAAAGACCTGAACAATGCCACAACACTTACCAAAGAATTTCCACGACATGGATTTATGCTTCTGCACTGGTTTGCCAACAATGTGGATGTTAACTCGAATGGAGACATACAGCTTCAGTTTGATCCAGCACTGGGAAGCTATGGATTCCATTGCCATAAAAACAAGATATTTGGCCAAAATACTCAAACTGAAGCATTTTCTGAGAGTCAGTACTACTCTTTGGGAGACCTCAGTCGTAGAAGTGCTCGAATGTTTCCTTTTTACGTCACACAGGACTTTCATAATTCAGAGGGATTTCCTAAGAAAAACACAGACCGGGTGTTGATTCATGTTCAGAACAGAAGTCCAACCAAAGTGGAGAAAGTGTATTTAACAGAGCATGTTGACAACCAAGGTCAGGAAATTGCATACGACTTGGACAGCACCTATGAAATCAGTGCTAAACTTCTAACTCAAATTCAGTCACTTAATAATGATATAGTTTGTGATTCAGGGGATCCTAGACTGGATTTTAGCCTGTGTGAGTTTTTAAATCATCAGCAAAAAACAGCAAAAGTATTGACAGCATATCCAAAGATATCAGGTCTCGAATGGTTTCTGACTCTGGCCGGCTACAACATTGACCAGAGGTTTGATGTATTTTCACAGACATTTCTCTGCATGACTAACCACACTGCTAATTCAGCAAGTAATCTGGATGGGAGTTGCTCCTCACTGTCTGTTGAAGGTTACCCACACTACAAAGTCAAACTAGAGGTGATATCCACTTCACGAGGGTATGCAAAGGTCATCTGGAGTGGAATCCCAGAGAATGTGGCAAGGACGAAGGTGAACATTGGCCTTTATAAGGATGGACCTGATGCAGAACCTATAAAAGAGTATTCTCTGAATGGAAGGACATTTGGATCCATAGACACCGGGGTGCCACTTAATCCTGGCCTTCAGGTACAGCTTTTTACAAAGGAAAAGGTTCCTTACTACTATTTTTTCAAGTCCACGTACTACACAACAATTTGGAAAGGCCCAGAGTTTGACGAAGCCAACAAGGTTCTTCCGACCATAATCAGAGGTTATCAAGCCAGCTTGCAGCTTTATACCAAGGATGGCTATGCCTGTGCTCGACTCTACATTAAGAAGTCTTTTACTAATTGGAAGAATGTCTTCGACTACTCCTGGGTGGGATTCTATGCTGACCCGCTGGttaataatgatgattataAAGCATATGCATGGAGCGTAAACTTTGACAGGAGTCCAGAAGGTGACTGTCCCTTAGATTATGAAATCTACCAGTATGAGTCCAGCGTGTATATTGGCCCTGGAGTCCAGGCTCGATTTATGCTGACCACACATCAGGGAAGTGAGAAAGCTCGAACTGTACCCTGGGAAGAATAA